One window of Corynebacterium accolens genomic DNA carries:
- the rplK gene encoding 50S ribosomal protein L11, translated as MAPKKKVSGFIKLQIEAGAANPAPPVGPALGAHGVNIMEFCKAYNAATENQRGNVVPVEITVYEDRSFDFKLKTPPAAKLLLKAAGVQKGSGVPHTDKVGSVTWDQCKEIAQTKFEDLNARDIEAGAHIIAGTARSMGLNIDGAPEK; from the coding sequence ATGGCTCCAAAGAAGAAGGTATCTGGCTTCATCAAGCTGCAGATCGAGGCTGGCGCCGCTAACCCGGCACCGCCAGTTGGCCCGGCACTCGGTGCCCACGGCGTCAACATCATGGAATTCTGCAAGGCTTATAACGCCGCTACCGAGAACCAGCGTGGCAACGTGGTCCCTGTTGAGATCACCGTCTACGAAGACCGCTCCTTCGACTTCAAGCTGAAGACCCCGCCGGCAGCCAAGCTGCTGCTGAAGGCCGCAGGCGTTCAGAAGGGCTCTGGTGTCCCGCACACCGATAAGGTCGGCTCCGTCACCTGGGATCAGTGCAAGGAAATTGCACAGACCAAGTTCGAGGACCTCAACGCCCGCGACATCGAGGCCGGCGCACACATCATCGCTGGTACCGCCCGCTCCATGGGCCTTAACATCGATGGCGCACCGGAGAAGTAA
- the rplA gene encoding 50S ribosomal protein L1: MSTKSKAFKAAAELVDKSRLYRPIEAAKLAKETSSKNFDATVDVVFRLGVDPRKADQLVRGTVSLPNGTGKDVRVAVFAEGEKATAAQEAGADIVGTSELIEQINEGNLDFDVAIATPDQMAKVGRVARVLGPRGLMPNPKTGTVTNDVAKAISEVKGGKISFRVDKAANLHAILGKASFDAEKLAENYGALMDEIQRLKPASAKGIYIKRATISTTSGPGIPVDGSVQKGYTD, from the coding sequence ATGAGCACCAAGTCTAAGGCTTTTAAGGCCGCTGCGGAACTGGTAGATAAGTCCCGCCTGTACCGTCCGATCGAGGCCGCAAAGCTGGCCAAGGAGACCTCCTCAAAGAACTTCGACGCCACCGTTGACGTCGTCTTCCGCCTGGGCGTTGACCCACGCAAGGCTGACCAGCTGGTGCGCGGTACTGTCTCCCTGCCTAACGGCACCGGTAAGGACGTTCGCGTCGCCGTCTTCGCTGAGGGCGAGAAGGCAACCGCAGCTCAGGAAGCTGGCGCTGACATCGTTGGTACCTCCGAGCTGATCGAGCAGATCAATGAGGGCAACCTGGACTTCGACGTTGCCATCGCTACCCCGGACCAGATGGCCAAGGTTGGCCGCGTCGCCCGCGTCTTGGGCCCACGTGGTCTCATGCCTAACCCGAAGACCGGCACTGTGACCAACGACGTTGCTAAGGCAATTAGCGAGGTCAAAGGCGGTAAGATCTCCTTCCGTGTGGACAAGGCTGCAAACTTGCACGCCATCCTTGGTAAGGCTTCCTTCGATGCTGAGAAGCTCGCTGAGAACTACGGCGCCCTCATGGATGAAATCCAGCGCCTGAAGCCAGCTTCCGCAAAGGGCATCTACATCAAGCGCGCCACCATCTCTACCACCTCCGGCCCAGGTATTCCTGTGGACGGCTCCGTGCAGAAGGGCTACACCGACTAA
- a CDS encoding cryptochrome/photolyase family protein codes for MTSLMWFRDDLRLSDNQALTRAAEAATDKNGSKPELVAVVLDEPAYPSTRPLGGATHWWRERSLHALAQELASRGVKLLRATGDARTVIPRIAHEVGADTVTWNRRYHGPLREVDARVKATLADAGINAISCPGFTLVEPWEVTNAQGNPYKVFTPFAAAARSQLADEEPLPVPELLAGREMGASASSSWPNPSADEPQWAASLAQYWTPGEAGARERLAQLDLAHYAEERDIPARNATSLLSPHLRFGEVSPREVWVAAAEEPDAEKFQSELLWRDFAWHRLYHLPDLATRNVRQKFNRFDWSWNDPRLKDWQEGTTGIPLVDAGMRELWHTGYMHNRVRMVVGSFLTKNLGIHWRLGEEWFWDTLVDADAASNPFNWQWVAGCGDDAAPFFRIFNPETQAQRFDPDGAYIRQWAPTLSAPPIVDLRQSRQAALDAYAEIKDAN; via the coding sequence ATGACTTCCCTCATGTGGTTTCGCGATGACCTGCGCTTATCCGATAACCAGGCCCTTACCCGCGCCGCGGAGGCCGCCACCGATAAAAACGGTTCAAAGCCAGAGTTAGTGGCCGTTGTCCTCGATGAGCCCGCCTACCCCAGCACCCGGCCGCTCGGTGGCGCCACTCACTGGTGGCGGGAGCGTTCGCTCCATGCCCTAGCGCAGGAGCTTGCCTCCCGTGGGGTGAAGCTTCTGCGCGCTACCGGCGATGCCCGCACCGTCATTCCCCGCATCGCCCACGAGGTTGGCGCCGATACCGTCACCTGGAACCGCCGCTACCACGGCCCGCTGCGCGAGGTAGACGCGAGGGTCAAAGCAACGCTTGCCGATGCCGGAATTAACGCCATCTCCTGCCCCGGTTTCACCCTCGTGGAGCCATGGGAGGTCACCAACGCCCAGGGCAACCCTTATAAAGTCTTTACTCCCTTCGCGGCCGCCGCGCGGTCCCAGCTTGCTGATGAGGAACCGCTGCCAGTACCGGAATTGCTGGCGGGGCGGGAGATGGGGGCATCGGCAAGCAGCAGTTGGCCCAACCCCAGCGCCGATGAACCGCAGTGGGCTGCGTCGCTCGCCCAGTATTGGACTCCCGGAGAGGCCGGTGCGCGCGAACGCCTAGCCCAGCTCGACTTAGCTCACTACGCCGAGGAGCGCGATATACCCGCGCGCAACGCCACGTCCCTGCTCTCGCCGCACTTGCGCTTTGGCGAGGTATCCCCGCGCGAGGTCTGGGTGGCCGCCGCCGAGGAGCCCGACGCGGAGAAATTTCAGTCCGAGTTGCTGTGGCGCGACTTTGCCTGGCACCGGCTCTACCACCTGCCCGATCTGGCCACCCGCAACGTGCGGCAAAAATTCAACCGCTTCGACTGGTCCTGGAATGACCCGCGGCTAAAGGATTGGCAGGAGGGTACGACGGGCATCCCGCTTGTCGATGCCGGTATGCGCGAGCTCTGGCACACCGGCTACATGCACAACCGCGTGCGCATGGTGGTGGGTTCGTTTCTTACCAAGAACCTGGGCATCCATTGGCGCCTAGGCGAGGAATGGTTTTGGGACACCCTGGTGGATGCCGATGCCGCCTCCAATCCGTTTAACTGGCAATGGGTGGCCGGCTGCGGCGACGATGCCGCACCCTTCTTCCGCATCTTCAACCCGGAAACCCAGGCTCAGCGCTTCGACCCGGATGGCGCGTATATCCGCCAGTGGGCGCCCACGCTATCCGCCCCGCCCATCGTGGACCTCAGGCAGTCGCGCCAAGCGGCGCTAGATGCCTACGCCGAGATCAAAGACGCAAACTAA
- the rplJ gene encoding 50S ribosomal protein L10 yields the protein MANPKNTADLAELKEKLADSSSVVLTEYRGLTVSQLQELRNNLGFDVDYSVAKNTLFKIAANEAGIEGLDDLLTGPTAIAFIKGEAVDAAKIITKFADDNKALVIKGGYMDGDALSAEQVQAIAKLDNRETTLAKLAGAMKGSMAKAAAVFNAPATKAVRTVVALQDKKEAEA from the coding sequence ATGGCAAACCCAAAGAACACTGCAGACTTGGCAGAGCTGAAGGAGAAGCTGGCCGATTCTAGCTCCGTCGTTTTGACTGAGTACCGCGGCCTGACCGTATCCCAGCTGCAGGAGCTGCGTAACAACCTGGGCTTTGACGTTGACTACTCCGTCGCCAAGAACACCCTCTTCAAGATCGCTGCCAACGAAGCTGGCATCGAAGGTCTTGATGATTTGCTGACTGGCCCGACCGCAATTGCGTTCATCAAGGGCGAGGCAGTAGATGCTGCGAAGATCATCACCAAGTTTGCTGATGACAACAAGGCACTCGTCATCAAGGGTGGCTACATGGACGGCGACGCATTGTCTGCGGAGCAGGTTCAGGCCATCGCCAAGCTGGACAACCGCGAGACCACCCTCGCAAAGCTGGCTGGCGCTATGAAGGGTTCTATGGCGAAGGCAGCCGCTGTCTTCAACGCTCCTGCAACCAAGGCGGTTCGCACCGTTGTTGCTCTGCAGGACAAGAAGGAAGCAGAAGCTTAA
- the rplL gene encoding 50S ribosomal protein L7/L12 codes for MAKLTKDELIEAFKEMTLIELSEFVKEFEDVFDVEAAAPVAAAAPGAPAEGGASAAEEQTEFDVVLTDAGAKKIGVIKAVRELVSGLGLKEAKEMVEGAPKAIIEGASKDDAEAAKTKLEEAGASVELK; via the coding sequence ATGGCTAAGCTCACCAAGGACGAGCTCATTGAAGCTTTCAAGGAAATGACCCTCATCGAACTGTCTGAGTTCGTTAAGGAATTCGAGGACGTCTTCGACGTTGAGGCTGCTGCACCGGTTGCTGCTGCTGCACCGGGCGCTCCGGCTGAGGGCGGCGCTTCCGCTGCTGAGGAGCAGACCGAGTTCGACGTCGTTCTGACCGACGCTGGCGCTAAGAAGATCGGCGTTATTAAGGCTGTCCGCGAGCTCGTCTCCGGCCTGGGCCTGAAGGAAGCTAAGGAAATGGTTGAAGGTGCACCTAAGGCCATCATCGAAGGCGCTTCCAAGGACGACGCTGAGGCTGCTAAGACCAAGCTGGAAGAGGCTGGCGCTTCCGTCGAGCTCAAGTAA
- a CDS encoding MFS transporter — protein MAQIAGVGAGLAIPVVTLRLSDSLTLAGLYGTITGIAALAGGIIGGSLADMWRRKPLIIVTNALAGVLNLALASLILSGSFSPMVFGALLGSMMFFYRIGQACSDPCLPQLVEEEQLAAKQGLIQARLQFAGLIGPTVGGALLEVNVALPFVFVGLANILTIVFFLFIRARLDPTKKAENKLLRTTKEGLAIVARAPLLRGLIAMQTLSNCAINGSLFMAVLILEEGNNPGWVTGLARTSIGLIGIVGALSTGWLQKKFSFATLQVGTCAWVAASIACGALLSPSLLMIIPLGLSVLTAPAAGAVTYAALHRLLAEETFGRVTNIQMSTVVSLSSVWSTPLAALSHRWTLTTGLWANAFAGLLAIGPALIFVRRADRVLAQADAREKGNSPSHS, from the coding sequence GTGGCTCAGATAGCCGGGGTAGGAGCCGGGCTTGCTATTCCGGTGGTCACTCTACGCTTGAGCGATAGCCTTACCCTTGCCGGCCTGTATGGAACCATCACCGGAATAGCTGCACTGGCAGGCGGAATCATCGGCGGCTCTCTTGCGGATATGTGGCGCCGCAAGCCACTCATCATTGTGACCAACGCTCTGGCCGGGGTACTCAACCTCGCGTTAGCGAGTCTCATCCTATCCGGAAGTTTCTCCCCCATGGTCTTCGGTGCGCTTCTCGGGAGCATGATGTTCTTTTACCGGATAGGTCAAGCTTGCTCCGACCCTTGCCTGCCCCAGCTCGTTGAGGAAGAACAGCTCGCCGCCAAACAAGGGCTCATCCAAGCACGTCTGCAATTTGCGGGACTCATCGGCCCCACTGTGGGCGGCGCGCTTCTAGAAGTCAATGTGGCACTGCCCTTCGTGTTTGTCGGTCTGGCAAATATCCTCACCATTGTCTTCTTCCTCTTCATCAGGGCTCGCCTAGACCCCACAAAGAAGGCAGAGAACAAGCTCCTACGCACGACGAAGGAAGGCTTAGCCATCGTGGCTCGCGCGCCACTACTTCGCGGGCTCATTGCCATGCAAACACTGTCGAACTGCGCAATTAACGGCTCGCTGTTCATGGCGGTCCTCATACTGGAGGAGGGGAATAACCCTGGATGGGTAACGGGACTAGCCCGCACGTCCATAGGCCTCATCGGGATTGTGGGGGCTTTGTCGACGGGTTGGTTGCAGAAGAAGTTCTCCTTCGCCACCCTTCAGGTAGGCACATGCGCCTGGGTTGCTGCATCAATCGCCTGTGGTGCCCTGCTCAGCCCCAGCCTGTTGATGATCATCCCCTTAGGGCTGTCTGTTCTTACAGCCCCAGCCGCCGGCGCGGTAACCTATGCCGCACTCCACAGGCTTCTGGCAGAAGAAACTTTTGGCCGAGTCACCAATATCCAAATGAGCACCGTCGTTTCACTCTCTAGTGTGTGGTCGACCCCGCTGGCCGCATTGTCTCATCGCTGGACCTTGACCACTGGTTTGTGGGCCAATGCGTTCGCCGGGCTCCTCGCTATCGGGCCCGCCCTTATCTTTGTGCGCCGAGCCGATCGCGTCCTTGCGCAAGCAGACGCGAGGGAGAAAGGGAATTCCCCTAGCCACTCATGA
- a CDS encoding SagB/ThcOx family dehydrogenase, producing MSSEDSFPELQNLGVLQHFSNEPPNTECTVLDMWPDTPPLARDYAFASGVRSDETIAQLDEHHQHLREKLALTGPPHHVWENPIFAKQELNLPHGETISYTRSFKSVLNSRKSARFTNTELKSISLRSLASILYDSASFSKRPTTNEQKSGNIHFRSAPSAGGLCSTELIVRVSRCDSIDDGYYLYHPKNHSLLFLNHLEPYKEWKTAVGKQSHVVDAPIHFITVGDPRVISWKYESLNSIRTLWLEIGHLSQVIQMVATATDHLSRGISLFREDIIADNAGLDWRSFLWGMLIAVGPRDD from the coding sequence GTGTCTAGCGAAGATTCATTTCCGGAACTCCAGAACTTAGGGGTACTACAGCATTTTTCTAATGAACCCCCCAATACCGAATGCACGGTTCTAGATATGTGGCCCGATACTCCTCCGCTCGCGCGCGACTACGCATTTGCCAGCGGAGTCCGTTCCGACGAGACAATCGCTCAACTAGATGAGCATCACCAGCATTTAAGGGAAAAACTCGCGCTCACCGGCCCACCGCATCATGTATGGGAGAATCCGATTTTCGCCAAGCAAGAATTGAACCTTCCGCACGGCGAGACAATAAGCTACACCAGAAGCTTCAAATCTGTTTTGAATTCTCGAAAATCTGCACGTTTTACGAATACAGAGCTAAAATCAATTAGCCTTAGGTCACTAGCATCAATCCTTTACGATTCCGCAAGCTTTTCAAAGCGCCCAACAACAAACGAACAGAAGTCCGGAAACATCCATTTTCGTTCGGCCCCATCTGCCGGAGGATTGTGCTCAACCGAGCTCATTGTCCGCGTTAGTAGATGCGATTCAATCGACGATGGTTATTATTTATACCACCCGAAAAACCATTCCTTACTGTTTCTCAATCATCTAGAGCCCTATAAGGAATGGAAGACCGCGGTTGGGAAACAATCGCATGTCGTGGATGCCCCAATACATTTTATTACTGTTGGTGATCCTCGAGTCATATCCTGGAAATACGAAAGTCTAAACTCGATTCGAACGCTCTGGCTAGAAATTGGGCACCTTAGCCAAGTTATTCAAATGGTTGCTACAGCCACTGACCACCTCTCTCGGGGCATTTCTCTCTTTCGGGAAGACATCATCGCTGACAACGCGGGACTAGATTGGCGATCTTTCCTCTGGGGCATGCTAATTGCAGTTGGGCCTAGGGACGACTGA
- a CDS encoding ATP-grasp domain-containing protein encodes MTILIDKNITIRLQGPSNDFQREFRHNHPESLPSKSVVFITRQDDRECDLLSLILASQNIGVVRIDSDGELSKELLPIDNFGRLVTEHGNTTVTVAWIRHFSRESIKNISCVKEEIIYIKDQAISYIQTLEEIALFSVNQFCNARSRLAQIQLANSIGLTTPQTSIGYEAAFPFSIAKPIGPHWVEPTPGTLLGAMPKRLKLDQSTRDEPVPLLFQKYMNSEYELRCYVIDQEVIVFRVSGYDNADDLWQENNGVSVSLYKSTQRLKDILIEYSQLSGCNLCAIDLLIQGGDPIFLECNVCFDWLFYEDRAGTNLVSNAIARYLQRTLNDA; translated from the coding sequence ATGACGATCCTTATAGACAAAAATATCACCATAAGACTTCAAGGCCCAAGCAACGATTTTCAGCGAGAATTCCGCCACAATCACCCCGAATCGCTTCCATCAAAAAGTGTAGTCTTCATAACCCGCCAAGATGACCGAGAATGTGACCTCCTGTCGCTGATTCTCGCCAGCCAAAACATTGGAGTCGTACGAATTGACAGCGACGGCGAACTCAGTAAAGAGCTATTACCAATAGATAACTTCGGAAGACTGGTTACGGAACATGGCAACACCACGGTGACAGTAGCTTGGATCCGCCATTTTTCACGCGAATCTATAAAAAATATATCCTGCGTTAAAGAGGAAATAATTTATATCAAAGATCAGGCAATATCCTACATACAAACGCTTGAAGAGATTGCTTTATTTAGCGTAAACCAATTTTGTAACGCTCGGTCACGGCTTGCACAAATTCAGCTCGCCAATTCTATTGGACTTACTACCCCTCAAACGTCAATTGGATATGAAGCGGCGTTTCCCTTTTCAATTGCCAAACCGATTGGCCCCCACTGGGTAGAACCGACTCCGGGAACACTTCTTGGAGCTATGCCTAAACGTTTGAAGCTAGATCAATCAACTCGTGATGAGCCGGTACCTCTCCTATTCCAGAAGTATATGAACTCAGAGTATGAGCTCCGCTGCTACGTAATCGACCAAGAAGTTATCGTTTTCCGAGTATCGGGATATGACAATGCAGACGACCTGTGGCAAGAGAACAACGGCGTGAGCGTATCTCTATATAAATCTACCCAAAGATTAAAAGATATTCTAATTGAATACTCCCAACTATCCGGTTGTAATTTATGTGCTATCGACCTCCTAATACAAGGAGGTGACCCAATATTTCTTGAATGTAACGTTTGCTTCGATTGGCTATTCTACGAAGACCGAGCTGGCACGAATCTCGTCTCCAACGCCATTGCTAGATATTTACAAAGGACTTTAAACGATGCTTAG
- a CDS encoding DUF3068 domain-containing protein, whose protein sequence is MLPKSRIFSVLLLGLGVAMVAAGVAAPAFLDFSPRLPLELKNTTWTLKDESADSQVVNKDGTSPYSGPMTYQINAGIQEPSDEDTATLRIGETRLRGDGQGLDDLSQAQVWTYPIDRLSGEAKAEASLSHTLASPEEKVAVDGYWLKFPADAEKTNYPVFDPTLRKAVDAVFEEETEIDGRTVYRYHQEIEPTNVAQLYAADGNTTSFPKEDGGHEPGYLMHSGSTDFYVDQATGLVVGMDMDIDDYYADREGVGREQAFVFNGSTSEKSRAALLDEAKSFPRNHVAEIARWAALGIGIVFTFIGVIGVLGIYDRKNKHVRRRGKKSASEMTSESAR, encoded by the coding sequence ATGCTGCCCAAGTCCCGCATCTTCTCCGTCCTTCTGCTCGGCCTCGGCGTAGCGATGGTGGCCGCCGGAGTAGCGGCGCCGGCGTTTTTGGATTTCTCGCCGCGGCTGCCGTTGGAACTCAAAAACACCACGTGGACTCTTAAGGATGAGTCCGCGGATTCCCAAGTGGTCAATAAGGATGGAACGTCGCCTTATTCCGGGCCGATGACCTACCAGATCAATGCGGGCATCCAAGAGCCTTCGGATGAAGATACTGCGACGCTGCGCATAGGGGAGACGCGCCTGCGCGGCGATGGCCAAGGACTCGATGATTTAAGCCAAGCGCAGGTGTGGACCTATCCCATTGACCGCCTGAGCGGTGAGGCAAAGGCAGAGGCCAGCCTGAGCCATACCTTGGCCAGCCCTGAGGAGAAGGTTGCTGTCGATGGGTACTGGCTAAAATTCCCGGCGGATGCGGAAAAGACGAATTACCCAGTCTTTGACCCCACCTTGCGCAAGGCAGTGGACGCGGTCTTTGAAGAAGAAACTGAAATAGATGGCCGTACGGTGTATCGGTATCACCAGGAAATCGAGCCAACAAACGTAGCGCAGCTTTATGCCGCCGATGGCAATACCACCTCTTTCCCCAAGGAAGATGGGGGACACGAACCTGGTTATTTGATGCACTCGGGCAGTACGGATTTCTACGTCGACCAAGCTACCGGCCTGGTGGTGGGCATGGACATGGATATCGATGACTACTACGCGGACCGAGAGGGCGTAGGCCGCGAGCAAGCATTCGTCTTTAATGGTTCCACCTCAGAGAAGTCCCGCGCGGCGCTACTCGATGAAGCGAAATCGTTCCCACGCAACCACGTGGCGGAGATTGCGCGGTGGGCGGCACTGGGTATCGGTATCGTGTTCACCTTTATTGGAGTCATTGGGGTGCTGGGAATTTACGACCGTAAAAACAAGCATGTGCGCCGACGCGGAAAGAAAAGCGCCAGCGAAATGACTAGCGAAAGTGCCAGATAA